A region of Sulfurovum sp. DNA encodes the following proteins:
- the aroQ gene encoding type II 3-dehydroquinate dehydratase, producing the protein MKITVIQGPNLNMLGLREQNIYGPMKLEDIHKQMKAFAEQNKVDIEFFQSNLEGEIVDRIQECMGDTDGIIINPAAYTHTSIAIRDALMAVQIPAIEVHLSNIHAREEFRHTSLTAPVCAGQIVGMGPFGYHLAMVGMTQILNEMKMMKEAQTQQQATQN; encoded by the coding sequence ATGAAAATAACAGTCATACAAGGCCCTAATTTAAATATGCTTGGACTTAGAGAGCAAAATATTTATGGACCAATGAAACTCGAAGATATCCATAAGCAGATGAAAGCATTTGCAGAGCAAAATAAAGTTGATATTGAGTTCTTTCAAAGCAACCTTGAAGGCGAAATTGTAGACCGTATTCAGGAGTGTATGGGTGATACTGATGGAATCATTATCAACCCTGCAGCCTATACGCACACTTCAATTGCTATTCGTGATGCACTGATGGCAGTGCAAATCCCTGCCATTGAAGTACACCTAAGTAATATCCATGCCAGAGAAGAGTTTAGGCATACATCTTTGACGGCACCAGTATGTGCAGGACAGATTGTTGGCATGGGACCATTTGGGTACCATCTTGCAATGGTTGGCATGACACAGATCCTCAATGAGATGAAGATGATGAAAGAGGCACAGACACAGCAGCAGGCAACTCAAAACTGA
- a CDS encoding multicopper oxidase domain-containing protein, protein MEISLVEGDIRDYPSTTEAILKGFSKALSDRKMWNHMRMSDRDLSDVTGYTYTYLMHGNNPATQFKALFKKGEKVRLRFINGAAMSFFDIRIPELTMTVVAADGNHIKPIRVDEFRIGVAETYDVIVEPSSVKAYAIFAQSIDRSGYALGSLTPSNSLLSKAPRMDNPQALTMVDMGMKMSMKSHKKMSMGMKKYRWEEMETQKYPITPLPMAKGPQTTMVATDPKYRLEDPGVGLRNNGRRVLTYADLKNRYSTIDAPKPNREIVLHLTGNMERYMWSINGIKYADAKPLIFHYGERLRITLINDTMMNHPMHLHGLWSDLETGDDNHLVRKHTVIVQPGSKISYRVTVDAKGAWVYHCHLLYHMAGMFRKVVVI, encoded by the coding sequence GTGGAGATTTCTTTAGTAGAAGGTGATATACGCGATTACCCATCTACTACTGAAGCAATATTGAAAGGGTTTAGCAAGGCCTTGAGTGATCGAAAAATGTGGAACCATATGCGTATGAGCGATCGCGATCTCTCCGATGTGACTGGCTATACCTACACCTATCTGATGCATGGAAATAACCCTGCTACACAGTTTAAAGCCCTCTTTAAAAAAGGAGAAAAGGTTCGTCTTCGCTTTATCAACGGTGCGGCGATGAGCTTCTTTGACATACGCATTCCAGAACTTACGATGACCGTGGTTGCTGCTGATGGCAACCATATCAAACCAATCAGAGTCGATGAGTTCCGCATTGGTGTAGCAGAGACTTATGATGTCATTGTCGAACCCAGTAGCGTTAAGGCCTATGCCATTTTTGCTCAAAGTATAGATCGTAGTGGCTATGCACTAGGTTCTCTTACCCCTTCAAATTCTCTGCTTTCCAAAGCACCAAGAATGGACAATCCTCAAGCGCTTACAATGGTAGATATGGGGATGAAGATGAGTATGAAGTCTCACAAGAAGATGAGTATGGGAATGAAGAAGTATCGATGGGAAGAGATGGAGACACAAAAATATCCTATCACACCATTGCCAATGGCAAAAGGACCGCAGACCACTATGGTTGCAACAGATCCCAAATACCGCCTTGAAGATCCTGGTGTGGGACTACGTAACAATGGTAGACGGGTACTTACTTATGCTGATCTCAAGAACCGCTACTCTACTATTGATGCTCCTAAACCCAACAGAGAGATTGTGCTTCACCTTACAGGAAACATGGAACGTTATATGTGGTCAATCAACGGTATCAAGTACGCCGATGCCAAACCATTGATATTTCACTACGGTGAGCGACTTCGTATTACACTCATTAATGACACAATGATGAATCATCCTATGCACCTACATGGACTCTGGAGCGACCTTGAGACAGGTGATGACAACCATCTAGTACGTAAACATACTGTCATTGTTCAGCCTGGATCAAAAATTAGCTACCGTGTAACAGTTGATGCCAAAGGGGCATGGGTCTACCACTGTCATCTGCTCTACCACATGGCAGGTATGTTCAGAAAAGTTGTTGTGATCTAA
- a CDS encoding copper resistance system multicopper oxidase: MLRRTFIKGVTTASIAGVAGIKLQASIPHKTPSRKTILEGNEFFLEIDYTTVNKTGKPTIATTINGQIPGPTLVWKEGETVTIHVTNYLKKSSSIHWHGIILPYKMDGVPGVSYEGIAPGETFTYRFKVHQHGTFWYHSHSGYQEQTGMYGAIVIKPKHKEPFHYDREHTILLSDWSDEKPDSIYRKLKLLSNYYNFNQKTIGDFFSEVKQKGFSKALSDRKMWNHMRMSDRDLSDVTGYTYTYLMHGNNPATQFKALFKKGEKVRLRFINGAAMSFFDIRIPELTMTVVAADGNHIKPIRVDEFRIGVAETYDVIVEPSSVKAYAIFAQSIDRSGYALGSLTPSNSLLSKAPRMDNPQALTMVDMGMKMSMKSHKKMSMGMKKYRWEEMETQKYPITPLPMAKGPQTTMVATDPKYRLEDPGVGLRNNGRRVLTYADLKNRYSTIDAPKPNREIVLHLTGNMERYMWSINGIKYADAKPLIFHYGERLRITLINDTMMNHPMHLHGLWSDLETGDDNHLVRKHTVIVQPGSKISYRVTVDAKGAWVYHCHLLYHMAGMFRKVVVI, from the coding sequence ATGTTACGACGCACATTTATTAAAGGGGTAACCACTGCTTCCATTGCAGGCGTAGCAGGCATAAAGCTTCAAGCATCAATACCCCATAAAACGCCAAGCAGAAAAACCATATTAGAAGGAAATGAGTTCTTTTTAGAAATAGACTATACCACAGTAAACAAAACAGGAAAACCTACAATTGCCACAACCATCAACGGACAGATTCCAGGACCTACACTTGTATGGAAAGAAGGAGAGACCGTAACCATCCATGTTACCAATTATCTTAAAAAGAGCTCTTCCATCCATTGGCATGGTATTATTCTCCCCTACAAAATGGATGGTGTACCTGGTGTCAGCTATGAAGGTATTGCTCCTGGAGAGACCTTCACCTATCGCTTTAAGGTACATCAACATGGTACATTCTGGTACCATAGTCACAGTGGTTATCAGGAGCAGACAGGGATGTACGGTGCTATTGTCATCAAACCCAAACACAAGGAGCCTTTTCATTACGACAGAGAACATACCATACTACTCTCAGACTGGAGTGATGAAAAACCAGACAGTATCTATCGCAAACTAAAGCTCTTAAGCAATTACTACAACTTCAACCAAAAAACCATAGGTGATTTCTTCTCAGAGGTTAAGCAAAAAGGGTTTAGCAAGGCCTTGAGTGATCGAAAAATGTGGAACCATATGCGTATGAGCGATCGCGATCTCTCCGATGTGACTGGCTATACCTACACCTATCTGATGCATGGAAATAACCCTGCTACACAGTTTAAAGCCCTCTTTAAAAAAGGAGAAAAGGTTCGTCTTCGCTTTATCAACGGTGCGGCGATGAGCTTCTTTGACATACGCATTCCAGAACTTACGATGACCGTGGTTGCTGCTGATGGCAACCATATCAAACCAATCAGAGTCGATGAGTTCCGCATTGGTGTAGCAGAGACTTATGATGTCATTGTCGAACCCAGTAGCGTTAAGGCCTATGCCATTTTTGCTCAAAGTATAGATCGTAGTGGCTATGCACTAGGTTCTCTTACCCCTTCAAATTCTCTGCTTTCCAAAGCACCAAGAATGGACAATCCTCAAGCGCTTACAATGGTAGATATGGGGATGAAGATGAGTATGAAGTCTCACAAGAAGATGAGTATGGGAATGAAGAAGTATCGATGGGAAGAGATGGAGACACAAAAATATCCTATCACACCATTGCCAATGGCAAAAGGACCGCAGACCACTATGGTTGCAACAGATCCCAAATACCGCCTTGAAGATCCTGGTGTGGGACTACGTAACAATGGTAGACGGGTACTTACTTATGCTGATCTCAAGAACCGCTACTCTACTATTGATGCTCCTAAACCCAACAGAGAGATTGTGCTTCACCTTACAGGAAACATGGAACGTTATATGTGGTCAATCAACGGTATCAAGTACGCCGATGCCAAACCATTGATATTTCACTACGGTGAGCGACTTCGTATTACACTCATTAATGACACAATGATGAATCATCCTATGCACCTACATGGACTCTGGAGCGACCTTGAGACAGGTGATGACAACCATCTAGTACGTAAACATACTGTCATTGTTCAGCCTGGATCAAAAATTAGCTACCGTGTAACAGTTGATGCCAAAGGGGCATGGGTCTACCACTGTCATCTGCTCTACCACATGGCAGGTATGTTCAGAAAAGTTGTTGTGATCTAA
- a CDS encoding Rrf2 family transcriptional regulator has product MIGISTKTIYAVAALRELENASGNDVLKIKEIAARASIPQNFLEQILLELRKQGILLSIKGAHGGYKLAKNLKDITLKDIVMILEVDAFGDICRTGNMVLKLFWEDIQKGIEEVFCIPLSELNHYEMRANETFNYSI; this is encoded by the coding sequence ATGATAGGAATTTCCACTAAAACCATTTATGCAGTAGCAGCACTTCGTGAGCTTGAAAATGCTTCTGGAAATGATGTTCTAAAGATTAAAGAGATTGCAGCACGTGCCTCCATTCCACAAAATTTTCTTGAACAGATATTGCTTGAACTAAGAAAGCAAGGGATACTTTTGAGTATCAAGGGTGCACATGGTGGATACAAGCTTGCCAAAAATCTTAAAGATATTACGCTTAAAGATATTGTTATGATTTTAGAAGTTGATGCATTTGGTGATATTTGCCGTACAGGCAATATGGTATTAAAACTTTTTTGGGAAGATATACAAAAAGGTATTGAAGAGGTCTTTTGTATTCCACTTTCAGAACTCAATCATTATGAAATGAGAGCCAACGAAACATTCAATTATTCAATATAA
- a CDS encoding response regulator transcription factor yields MKILVMEDDPVLGEIIVDYLLEYYSVNRAFDANEAQGLIEKNHYDLLIFDINVPQKSGVELIRELRSFNNMTPAIIITAYDDLMYLKKSFDAGAHDYIKKPFELEELKLRIEKSKKLFCIEQEEVLSLDKKLVYYPSKRVISNGTQEWILSPKEKEILDYFIAHPHRPISFEELAQNIWEFDVMPSDATLRSYIRKLREIIGSKKIMTQRGIGYCYE; encoded by the coding sequence GTGAAAATACTTGTTATGGAAGATGATCCTGTATTGGGGGAGATTATTGTTGATTATCTTTTAGAGTATTATAGTGTCAATAGGGCATTTGATGCAAATGAGGCACAAGGTCTTATAGAAAAGAATCACTACGATTTATTGATTTTTGATATTAATGTTCCTCAAAAAAGTGGAGTAGAACTCATAAGAGAGCTTCGTAGTTTTAACAATATGACACCAGCGATTATAATTACTGCCTATGATGATTTGATGTATCTCAAAAAGAGTTTTGATGCTGGTGCTCATGATTATATCAAGAAACCTTTTGAACTTGAAGAGCTCAAATTGCGTATTGAAAAGAGTAAAAAACTTTTTTGCATAGAGCAAGAAGAGGTTTTGAGCCTAGATAAAAAACTTGTCTACTACCCAAGTAAGAGAGTTATTAGCAATGGTACACAGGAGTGGATTTTGAGTCCTAAGGAGAAGGAGATACTTGATTATTTCATTGCCCATCCACATCGTCCAATCTCTTTTGAGGAGCTTGCACAGAATATTTGGGAGTTTGATGTTATGCCAAGTGATGCAACTTTACGATCCTATATACGTAAACTTAGAGAGATTATTGGTTCCAAAAAGATTATGACACAAAGGGGCATAGGGTATTGTTATGAATGA
- a CDS encoding copper resistance protein B has translation MKKILKTLLLSIVMVTSAYAASADDPLRTMFLVDQLELRGNNAYSHTWDTTLYIGYDLDKLYLYSKGEATSKGLEHTQNDFVYSRAIMPFWDVQAGICYNKNTNTSNMWWEIAVAGLAPYWFETRAALLLNTNGNIGLRLDAEYEMLFTQKLILTPKIEMDFYSEDDSMLQIGSGLSSAEATLYLRYEFVREFAPYIGINWGKTFGNMRNNYEPVDKTVLIAGVRFWF, from the coding sequence ATGAAAAAAATATTAAAAACACTCTTGCTGTCCATAGTTATGGTTACATCGGCTTATGCTGCCAGTGCAGATGATCCACTACGTACCATGTTTCTTGTTGATCAACTTGAACTACGTGGCAACAATGCATATTCTCACACTTGGGATACTACACTTTATATAGGCTATGATCTTGATAAACTCTATCTTTATAGTAAGGGTGAAGCGACATCAAAGGGGCTGGAGCATACACAGAATGACTTCGTCTACTCCCGTGCCATCATGCCTTTTTGGGACGTACAAGCAGGTATCTGCTACAACAAAAATACCAATACATCAAATATGTGGTGGGAGATTGCTGTTGCTGGTCTGGCACCCTACTGGTTTGAAACCCGTGCAGCACTGTTGCTAAATACAAATGGCAATATTGGACTCAGGCTCGATGCTGAATATGAGATGTTATTTACTCAGAAGCTTATCCTTACACCTAAAATAGAAATGGATTTCTACAGTGAAGATGATTCGATGCTCCAGATAGGTTCGGGGCTCTCATCTGCTGAAGCAACACTATATCTACGATATGAGTTTGTGCGAGAATTTGCGCCCTACATTGGAATAAACTGGGGAAAAACATTTGGTAATATGCGTAACAATTATGAACCAGTAGATAAAACGGTACTGATTGCTGGTGTGAGATTTTGGTTCTAA
- a CDS encoding multicopper oxidase domain-containing protein codes for MQRREFLTLSVAAAAALLTGCGPRAESRGAGSENLTPKYEPLSETLGLKYRSLPIPQLLVGTGSGTPDDIKQYDLTIHEAQHSFFTEAQTPTYAVNTTYLGPTLLIKNGESVSINYTNRLSENITMHGHGLHVPPGMDGTPWQTINPGSTWSSQFTVKQQASTAWYHPHTLHKTAQHVYKGIAGMIIVEDDKSAKLNLPKRYGVDDIPLVLQDRRFDSNANIVYSPSRMEIMMGYVGDTFIVNGAIDPTFDAEAKEIRFRILNGSNSTMYNLGFSDGRSFKQIATDSGFLETPVTLTRLTLSPAERAEIVVDLTNDLNKSLSLMEYNYDQKFLTINVSKTA; via the coding sequence ATGCAAAGAAGAGAATTTTTAACGTTAAGCGTAGCGGCAGCGGCAGCACTCTTGACAGGATGTGGTCCACGTGCCGAATCACGTGGTGCTGGAAGTGAAAACCTAACTCCAAAATATGAACCACTAAGTGAAACCCTGGGCTTAAAATACAGATCACTTCCCATTCCACAACTTTTAGTAGGGACAGGAAGTGGTACACCTGATGACATAAAACAATATGATTTGACTATACACGAAGCCCAACACAGTTTTTTTACCGAAGCACAAACCCCTACTTATGCTGTCAATACAACCTATTTGGGACCAACACTATTGATAAAAAATGGAGAGAGTGTTTCTATTAACTATACCAATAGACTCTCTGAAAACATTACCATGCATGGACATGGCTTGCATGTTCCTCCAGGAATGGATGGCACCCCTTGGCAAACAATCAATCCAGGCAGTACATGGTCATCACAATTTACCGTAAAGCAACAGGCATCTACTGCATGGTACCATCCTCACACACTTCACAAAACCGCACAGCATGTCTATAAGGGTATTGCAGGAATGATTATTGTTGAAGATGACAAAAGTGCCAAACTAAATCTACCAAAACGCTATGGAGTTGACGATATTCCACTTGTACTTCAAGATAGAAGATTTGACAGCAATGCAAACATTGTATATTCACCTTCTCGGATGGAGATTATGATGGGATATGTAGGTGATACCTTTATTGTTAACGGTGCTATAGATCCTACATTTGACGCAGAAGCAAAAGAGATACGTTTCCGTATTCTTAATGGTTCTAACTCCACTATGTATAACCTTGGTTTTTCAGATGGTCGAAGCTTTAAACAGATTGCTACAGACAGTGGTTTTCTTGAAACACCCGTTACACTTACACGATTAACACTCTCTCCTGCCGAACGTGCTGAAATTGTTGTAGACCTCACCAATGATCTTAACAAATCACTTAGCCTGATGGAATACAACTATGATCAAAAGTTTCTTACAATTAATGTTTCTAAAACTGCATAA
- a CDS encoding HAMP domain-containing histidine kinase — MNELEKKSFYSFLGLYIISSFLFIGIIGYWYYVAQKNALENEAYYRLVHMADKISDNIIFAHMQQRTRSPLNLPDDIILALVNTKGKIVEGSLIDSAPLSEGYIWKNGYNILVSSAPREHLNIKYVVLQTDFLKHKMTTLRTTVVNVMIVVALFIALIAWVLSKIFIRPVHQRVKQIESFINDVTHELNTPISSLTMATDQALKQGECSKKILKNISISTRQLYDIYRSLTYLNFSTNKEHDEVIDLMEVLKCSIAYYKPLAEVKQISLKVETESTKYMIPKAQATLLFGNLISNAIKYSSRRSKIELSLKDQMFRIKDYGMGIDPKKQKEIFKKFTRATSYSGGFGVGLSIVKSICEQYHIDIELNSILDEGAEFRLYFS, encoded by the coding sequence ATGAATGAACTAGAAAAAAAATCCTTCTACTCCTTTTTGGGACTCTATATTATCTCTTCTTTTCTGTTTATAGGAATTATTGGTTATTGGTACTATGTTGCACAGAAAAATGCATTGGAGAATGAGGCCTATTACCGCTTGGTACATATGGCTGACAAGATATCAGATAATATTATTTTTGCCCATATGCAACAACGTACTCGTAGTCCCTTGAATCTTCCTGATGATATTATTCTTGCTCTTGTTAATACGAAAGGAAAGATTGTTGAAGGTAGCTTGATTGATAGTGCTCCTTTAAGTGAGGGCTATATCTGGAAAAATGGATACAATATCTTAGTCTCTAGTGCACCAAGAGAGCATCTTAATATTAAATATGTGGTACTTCAGACAGATTTTCTTAAGCATAAAATGACCACACTGAGGACAACAGTAGTTAATGTAATGATAGTTGTTGCACTCTTTATTGCATTGATAGCATGGGTTCTCTCTAAGATTTTTATACGCCCAGTACATCAACGTGTTAAGCAGATAGAGAGCTTTATTAATGATGTTACCCATGAGCTCAATACGCCTATCTCTTCTTTAACAATGGCAACAGATCAGGCACTTAAGCAAGGAGAGTGTAGCAAGAAAATACTCAAAAATATCTCCATTAGTACTAGGCAATTGTATGATATTTATCGCTCTTTGACCTACTTGAATTTTTCTACAAATAAAGAACATGACGAAGTGATTGATCTTATGGAAGTACTTAAATGCAGTATAGCCTACTATAAGCCACTTGCTGAAGTTAAGCAGATTTCATTGAAAGTTGAGACAGAAAGTACAAAGTATATGATTCCAAAAGCACAGGCAACACTTCTGTTTGGAAATCTGATAAGTAATGCCATTAAATACTCCTCAAGAAGATCGAAGATAGAGCTAAGTCTAAAAGATCAGATGTTTAGAATCAAAGATTATGGCATGGGTATCGACCCTAAAAAACAAAAAGAGATCTTTAAAAAATTTACACGAGCGACCTCCTACTCTGGTGGATTTGGTGTTGGTTTGAGTATTGTTAAAAGTATTTGTGAGCAGTATCACATCGATATAGAACTCAATTCTATTTTAGATGAAGGAGCAGAATTTAGACTCTATTTTTCTTAA
- a CDS encoding metal-dependent hydrolase, translating to MEIIVADYLYIDGRFAENLAIAFDTHIQAVDLLENLLSQYPDAKLVRCKPYTVLYPGFINTHVHLEFSANKTALKYGSFMSWLDSIIEHRDDLLKDCNNKIIHKECEKMMRSGITTFGAISSFGTELQVCQEIPQRVIFFNELIGSNAQYADMLYNDFLERIKVSQNGTASSRITPAIAIHSPYSVHPVILQRAVALAKQNKMPLTTHFLESQAEREWLEKGTGEFKSFFEKFFGTSIPVTTIKEFMHAFDTYPTHFVHCVQATDKELSYLAQKGHTIAHCVRSNRYLGCGRLPIEKLRKLNIPYSIATDGLSSNDSLSIFDEFRAALMLHHQGPLQKLALKFIKAATEDAAKALGTNGGSLHVGKDADFALITLPELPKRTEEIALWSILHTKEVDALYIEGEKYV from the coding sequence TTGGAGATTATTGTTGCTGATTATCTCTACATTGATGGCAGGTTTGCTGAGAACCTTGCTATCGCATTTGATACACACATTCAGGCTGTAGACTTATTAGAGAACCTATTGTCACAATATCCAGATGCCAAATTGGTCCGTTGTAAGCCCTACACTGTGCTCTATCCTGGATTTATAAATACTCATGTGCATCTAGAGTTTTCTGCCAACAAGACTGCACTTAAGTATGGCTCATTCATGTCTTGGCTCGATAGCATCATTGAGCACCGCGATGACCTTCTCAAAGATTGTAATAATAAGATAATACACAAAGAGTGCGAGAAAATGATGCGTTCAGGTATCACTACTTTTGGTGCCATCTCAAGTTTTGGTACAGAGTTGCAAGTATGCCAAGAGATACCTCAGCGTGTTATCTTTTTTAATGAACTTATTGGCTCAAATGCCCAATATGCAGACATGCTCTACAATGACTTTCTTGAGCGTATTAAGGTCTCGCAAAATGGTACAGCCTCTAGTCGCATTACCCCTGCGATTGCCATACACTCTCCTTACTCCGTACACCCTGTCATTCTACAACGTGCTGTGGCACTTGCTAAACAGAACAAAATGCCATTAACAACGCATTTTTTAGAATCACAAGCAGAGCGTGAATGGCTTGAGAAGGGTACAGGCGAATTCAAAAGTTTCTTTGAGAAATTCTTCGGTACCTCCATACCGGTAACAACCATTAAAGAATTTATGCATGCCTTTGATACCTATCCAACACATTTTGTTCACTGCGTGCAGGCTACAGATAAAGAGTTATCTTATCTTGCACAAAAGGGGCATACCATCGCTCATTGTGTACGCTCCAACCGCTATCTTGGGTGTGGCAGGCTCCCCATAGAAAAGCTTAGAAAGCTTAATATCCCCTACTCTATTGCTACTGATGGTCTTAGCTCCAATGACTCCTTAAGTATCTTTGATGAATTCCGTGCTGCACTAATGTTGCACCATCAAGGTCCGCTACAAAAGCTGGCACTAAAGTTTATTAAAGCTGCAACAGAAGATGCTGCAAAAGCACTAGGCACCAATGGTGGAAGCCTTCATGTTGGAAAAGATGCTGATTTTGCACTGATAACACTTCCTGAGTTACCAAAACGTACTGAAGAGATAGCACTCTGGAGTATTTTGCATACCAAAGAGGTTGATGCACTTTATATCGAAGGAGAAAAATATGTTTAA
- the sppA gene encoding signal peptide peptidase SppA — protein MFKKIGYIINWIGNHFKGLLFLLIVWVIFVPSSQVPLKNPNLQEIKLFGPILDAENIVKQIEEAIQDDNIRGVLLNVNSPGGAVPPSIEISYAIRNLQKRKPVIAYASGIMASGSYYSSIYAGKIIANPGAIIGSIGVIMESINIKTLMDTIGIKPQVVKQGVYKEAGTFTRKWTSQERAELEQLTKDTYALFISDVAKARRLDISHSDNYANAHIFLAARAKEIGLIDQVGIISQAKEALMKKANITKPIWKKKDKLESFIEEIIPETIIQLQSYLYGLKAML, from the coding sequence ATGTTTAAAAAAATAGGTTATATTATTAACTGGATAGGCAACCATTTTAAAGGTCTACTGTTTCTACTTATTGTATGGGTTATCTTTGTGCCTTCATCTCAAGTACCACTCAAAAACCCAAACCTTCAAGAGATTAAGCTCTTTGGTCCTATTCTAGATGCAGAGAACATTGTTAAGCAGATTGAAGAAGCAATACAAGATGATAACATTAGGGGTGTCTTGCTTAACGTTAACTCTCCTGGCGGTGCAGTACCTCCCTCTATTGAAATTAGCTATGCCATACGTAATCTTCAGAAGAGAAAACCTGTTATTGCCTACGCTTCAGGCATTATGGCAAGTGGAAGCTACTACAGCAGTATTTATGCTGGCAAGATTATTGCTAACCCTGGTGCCATCATTGGATCTATAGGCGTCATTATGGAAAGTATTAACATCAAAACCCTCATGGACACAATAGGTATCAAGCCACAAGTAGTTAAACAAGGGGTGTATAAAGAGGCGGGTACTTTTACTAGAAAATGGACTTCCCAAGAGCGTGCAGAGCTTGAACAACTAACGAAAGATACTTATGCTCTTTTTATTAGCGATGTTGCCAAAGCACGTAGGCTTGATATCAGCCATTCAGATAATTATGCCAATGCACATATCTTTCTTGCTGCACGCGCTAAAGAGATAGGGCTTATCGACCAAGTAGGGATCATCTCCCAAGCAAAAGAGGCATTAATGAAAAAGGCAAATATAACCAAGCCGATTTGGAAGAAAAAAGATAAACTCGAATCATTCATAGAAGAGATTATCCCTGAAACCATCATACAGCTACAAAGCTATTTGTATGGACTAAAAGCCATGCTTTAG
- a CDS encoding aminotransferase class I/II-fold pyridoxal phosphate-dependent enzyme — protein MNKNFDYYNTFLVQSVGSKVGPVAPTIAPSAAFGYMDAQEAESIFAGEVNKPLYARVGNPTNSKLESIVAKMENGFGAIATASGMGALSMIMTAFLKAGDEVLCIGGFFGGTYTLVNETFKRFGIYNSFCDVNDFAHIKEKLASGVKIVLMESVGNPSLRLPDIKHIADICNAYKTLLVVDNTATPLLVRPLELGADIVIHSSTKNISGHSAALGGIAIFRSVKENSDKLYSKKYADIHKIVNKMGDKAFISICKKRAIRDMGMTANAFGSFLTMLGLETLSLRIERVNKSVAIVANILDKKLPNSMSINHPSLPQSEDHVRYQLDFPHGCGPLLTLDAGSAERAFAFLNNLKLATLTANIGDNRTLALHMQSTIYSDFSPEDRKFLGVTEGLIRVSIGLEDPEVIAKDFLQAV, from the coding sequence ATGAATAAAAATTTTGACTACTACAATACGTTTTTGGTTCAAAGTGTAGGTTCCAAAGTAGGACCTGTTGCACCAACAATTGCACCTTCTGCGGCATTTGGATATATGGATGCTCAGGAAGCAGAGAGTATCTTTGCTGGCGAAGTGAACAAGCCACTTTATGCTAGAGTAGGCAATCCGACAAACAGTAAACTTGAAAGTATTGTTGCCAAAATGGAAAATGGTTTTGGCGCTATTGCAACTGCCTCAGGTATGGGAGCACTTTCCATGATTATGACAGCTTTTCTTAAAGCGGGCGATGAGGTGCTCTGTATCGGAGGTTTTTTTGGTGGCACCTATACACTTGTCAATGAAACATTTAAGCGATTTGGAATTTACAATAGTTTTTGTGATGTGAATGATTTTGCCCATATAAAGGAAAAGCTGGCATCGGGTGTGAAGATAGTACTTATGGAGAGTGTGGGAAACCCAAGTCTCAGGCTCCCTGACATCAAACATATCGCAGATATTTGTAATGCCTACAAGACACTGCTTGTAGTGGATAATACAGCAACACCACTATTGGTAAGACCATTGGAACTTGGGGCTGATATTGTGATACACTCTAGTACTAAGAATATAAGCGGTCATTCTGCTGCACTGGGTGGTATTGCAATCTTTCGTTCGGTTAAAGAGAATAGCGATAAGCTTTATAGCAAGAAGTATGCCGATATACATAAGATTGTTAACAAGATGGGAGATAAAGCTTTCATCTCCATTTGTAAAAAGCGAGCCATTCGTGATATGGGGATGACTGCTAATGCTTTTGGCTCTTTTTTAACAATGTTAGGGCTTGAGACCCTATCGCTTCGTATAGAACGTGTGAATAAGTCTGTTGCTATAGTGGCAAATATTCTCGATAAAAAATTACCAAATAGTATGAGCATTAATCACCCCTCTTTGCCTCAAAGTGAGGATCATGTGCGCTATCAGCTTGATTTCCCTCATGGTTGTGGTCCATTGCTGACACTTGATGCAGGTAGTGCTGAGCGCGCCTTTGCATTTTTAAATAATCTTAAATTGGCAACACTCACAGCAAATATTGGAGACAACCGTACGCTAGCGCTTCATATGCAGAGCACTATCTACAGTGATTTTAGCCCTGAAGACAGAAAGTTTCTTGGTGTAACAGAGGGGCTCATCCGCGTCTCAATAGGACTCGAAGACCCTGAGGTGATTGCTAAAGATTTTTTACAAGCTGTTTAG